Within the Hirundo rustica isolate bHirRus1 chromosome 20, bHirRus1.pri.v3, whole genome shotgun sequence genome, the region TTATTGGAATTTGAGTGTTTTAAAGGttgttatttgctttttttagtATTGCTTGagtttttatttgattttttaaatttaaatgagtCATCTGTTCTCCAGAAAAGATTCCTGACCTTTACTAATGGTTTGGAGTGTTTCAGAATCTTTTCTGTAATATGACCCTTGGAATAAATGTAATACCAGTATTTTTTTGTATTGAAATAACATAGTTAAGACTTTTTTTACTTAGAGGGCATACTGAAAATGGACATAGCAAGCAGAAACAGTCTGACAAATAAAGAGCTGTATCTTTAACAATGAAGATCTAGTTGAGACTCACTTCAGTTTCAGTTTGTGACAGAGACTGCACTGAGTTCCCAGTTTGtccctgctttaaaaaaaagtcctcCTCACTTCGCAGACTTGGATAGCAGGATGCATTTCCCTCCTGGTTGCAACAGCAGAGCAGTACAACATTGTTTACCACACAGTGATATCCTGAAGTCATATGCTCAGAAACATGAAACTTCCCTGTGTTTGGAAGTACTTGGCCTTCCTTGGCCTCCTGGTCTTGGGAAGAAGCGGGGGCACGCAGGCTTCTGCAGATTTCATAGCCACACAAATGCTTGGTTCCGTGTCTTGGAGTTCATGGTGCTGGTTggttgggttggggtttttaacAGCGTAAGTTACTGCATCTCTCCATCCTCAGAATGCACAGGAGATCTTTGGTGCATACTGGGGTTCTTGGTGTCTTGTGGCTGTAACACCTAGGTGTTTTCCGTGGAAAACAGGGCacttcctgctctcctcctgaAGCACCTGCATGTATAAATCAGTTTTTTCAAGCTTTGTTTTACACATCCAGTTCCCTCCTAGACCCCCAGTTTAGCCCTGTGCCAGCCGATGGAGCTGAGCTGTGAGcatgctgctcctgcctgtgcccagaAAGGAGGTGGCAGGTGAAGTGTCCTGCAGGAACGGGGCTTTGTGTGCCCAGTTTACTGTGCTGGGACatgctggagaagaaaaagaacatcaTGTGTGAAGATGTTCAGGAAACTTGAAGGACTGGATGTTTCCACAGTGACACATTAATTTGGAACTCAATATGGAGCAGTGGCTTGTCTTTATTTACTGCTGTTGAAGCTGGTACTGTAACTCtgaaatattccaggaaataaGGCAATAAAGCTGCTGGCTTGCTTGGTGAATTAGTGTCCAAAATTGTCACTTTATTTCCTATCTTGGAATAAACTTGGCTTAGGAAGAAGTGTGTGTCTCTAGGAACTCGCAGAGGTGCTCTGTGTACTGCTCGGGGTGGGAGGACCAAGTGTTTCCATCTCCTGAGCCAGGCGTGGAGGGAAGACGAGGCGCAGAGCAGCGCCTGGCACTCAGTAAACCCTTCTTAACTCGGGGAGTTGCTCCCCTCCAAGGTCTAGATAAGCGTGTTTGCCTCAAATCTCAGCGCTGGGAAGCGGAGGCTGCCGGCTCTGTGCTGGGAACGAGATTTGTCCACCTTCCTTATGACTGCGGTTCACTGAGAGGGATTAATTGTGGTTCAAGGAACAGTACTTTGCTTTTGAGCAAGTCCCAGGCCTGTAAGCTTTCCTctgtttgtatttctttccaGTATTGGTTTCATTTGTCATGTGAATGACACATGACCTACTGAAAATCTTTCTAGGCTCCAGCAGTGTTCCTTGTAAGGAGTACCATGTGTTTGTAATGGCTGGCTAtctgccctgcaggagcagcaagggaAGTGCTGAATTCCTGCTAGAAATTTTCCACTTGCTTAACTGATCAGTGCATCCAGTTTAACTTAAAGCCTGGCACAAAAGCAGGCATTTTCCATCTTTAATGTTACCTGGTAACCTGTGGCCCTTACTGATGTGTAATCCTGGCTAACTGATGTGTTAGTTAGTAAGTCCGCTTTTACTCCTTGGAGATTTAAACAGCCAAGGCCAGTTCCAATTCCCTCTACATCTAGGAAAATTCTGGAATGTTAGAAGTACTTTgactgccttttaaaaaagagaaacagcgTTGCTGTAACGCTGCCGTGCTGACAGAGCCACAGAGATGTTAACCAACTTCCTGAACATCTGATTTGTGGCTTGCACTGCTTTTCTGGCATGGACGAGCAGCACCCCAGGCCCCAGTTAAGGCTACTACAGCATTCTTTTAAATCTTAGCTGTTTGCTGCAAGCTGCACTGCTTCCTTTGTTGCTGTTGCAAGTCTCAAAAGTGTGAGGTAATAGTTCCAACCTCCTGGTTTTGTTGAATCTCTTCAGATTTTGTGCTGGagtcagattttattttctgttcataCATCAGCTCCTTGGCGGGTGAGCGCTGGTCTGGCagtggctgtgcagagcagggagggactGAGCTTTTCAACAGCTTTAAGTCTTTCTGGATAAAATCGATTATCAGTACTAAGAGCATGTTTCTACTTGGAGGCCTTACTGACAGGGGCTCAGAGCAAACTTTGCTGGCTGGCTGTGCCACTAATTCAGTGACTGTGGGGAATACACAAATTtgaactgaaaatgaaagggTGGCtgggggagagaggaaaaggagggatggagttgtttttggtttttttttttttgtttatattaacTAAACTGGATAAATTGGGTTGCCTTGAGGGAACAAGTATAATTTCTGACGtgttctattttttattttagtgccACAATGGCAACTGCACCTTACAACTATTCCTACATCTTTAAGTACATCATTATTGGTAAGTACCGGTGGGCTCACAGCTGTGCGTGTTCTGTGGGGATACATGAgcagcctgtggctgtgccacGCTGCTTTCAGTGTGTCCCACCTCAGTCCCCACAGGTCACCACACTCCCCTACAGCTTCAGCATTTACTGGAGCATTTTGCATCATTTATCTCAAAGGTTTTAGAATTGATGTTGAAGGCACAAGTGCTGATTGGAAGCCATTGCATGAGGCTCATGAACCTCTTTCATGTTGAAATGTTGCTTTTAGCTGCAGCTTCCTTGGCTGCTTAGTCAGGGACTCTGAGGGATTGCATTTATTGCTGTCCTGGAAGAACTGGTCTCGCTGTTAATTGTTTAATTGTTAATGACCGTGTGTAGGTGTAAATGATCTGCAGTGTTATTGTGCAGGTTCATAAGTCAGGCTGCTGTGACAGCCTCAGCCTCAGGAAAAGTTGCTTCTTTAAAGATCTTCCTGTGTTGGTGCTTAAAAGATCTTAATCTTTTGGCATTGTGCAAGTGGATCAGTAGAAATGAAGCAATTCCTTGAGCTGTTCTGGATGGTTGTCAGTATTTTTGATGTTCTTACCACAGTAGCAAACACCAAGTATATTTTACGTTTCAGTTTCTTCAGCAGTACTTTTTATAATCCTGTGAAATACAGTTATAAAATCAGTAATACAAATTAACTTACTTCTTGAGTGTTCTGCTCTTGCTTGCAAGCTGTACCTGTAACCAAAGCTTTAGTGGCAAAGTTGATAAATTCGAGGGTACAGCCAGGGATAGAACACTGCCCATCTGACCTGAGAAATGAATGTCTCTGTACCATTTGTTGTGTGGGAGGCAGAAAATGTGCTTGTTGCAACAATGATTTAACTATTCTTTCTGTAACAGGGGACATGGGTGTAGGGAAGTCCTGTTTGCTTCACCAATTCACAGAAAAGAAGTGTGAGTATTTCAGTTCATGGTATTTCTTCTAACTGGCATTTCggtcccttttccctgcctgtttGCATCGTGCATGAGCTCAGTTTGGTGTCTGTCTTACTCTGTATGAGTTTGGATTGTACTGGgtcacatttttggtttgacTTCAGCAGTTGCAGAAAGACATATCGATGTAGTTATGGCAAAACCTGCTCCAGCCAATCCTGCCTGTGAGGAGTAGGAGGACTGGATCTGATTGTACAGCTTTGCTGTGGATTTTGGTACAGACAAAGAGAAATTTCTTGTCTGAACTTGGCACGTTTTCAATATTGGTGTAGCTTGATCATAAGCAGTTGGAGTTTTTAGTGCTGTTAAGGagttcaaaagggaaaaaaaaaaaaagtaataatttttctttgagtCCTTGTGTGCAACTCTGCAGGACACTTGGCCTGCACTGGGTGATGGTGTTCAGGGCTTGCTGCAGTCTCTCTCAGGTGAAACATATTCTCATGTATGGTATCATCACTAATTAAGAATTAGCTTCAGTTCTTCCTCATGTGtgttgctttggggttttgcaGCAGCTGTTGCCTCACTCAGTGAGTAAGTCTGGAGGTATTTCTCAGTGCAGGCATCACCATGTGCTACTTGAGATGTGGTAACAAGTGGGTAGGAGCTGCAgttaaaatacttgttttccAGTAGGAATAGGAATTTCTGActgttgtttttaatgaaaatgcattATCAGCCAGTTATTTAAATGCCATTTTGCACATGGTCACATTGTCAATGAGGAGAATGTTCTGTCAGCACCGAGCCAAAGCAGTCCAACCAAACTAATGTGCCCGACAcctctgctgtgacactgcccCTAACTCTAGGTAGCCTCAGTAGGTCCTCATCCTATCTGTATTTTATTGATCTTCCTCAAAGATGAGCTCATTAACATGTGTTTATCATAATTAGAAAGATGCCTTTTTGGGTTGGATTTGGTGTGTTTGTAGCTACTTACGAAACTGGTTATTTTCATGGACAGTCATGCCATTGCCCTGTCTGAACCAActtgggtgtttgtttttgaagatgTGACTGACTTTTAAACTATATTTTTCTTGGTAATCCCCTGAAAATGATCTTTTCCTACTGCATTAAAATAGTTAACCTTCTGCAAGGATAGACTGGGCTTCAGCTGACTTGGTACCTTCTGATATGTATGgccaaagagcagcagagaaggcaaggaattttaaaactgtttttaaaactaacagcagctcaggaaatacagcattttatttctggttAAGTGATGCAGTTTGGGAACTGTAGctgtaaaaatgcttttttagaGACTGAAAGTCTAGTAAAGATAACTGAAAACTTGTGGCAGCCTTATTTTTGCAGCAGGGAAACCTTGTCCTACGAAGATCTGATCTTTGCTCTTATTTTTCATGACAGTTATGGCAGACTGTCCCCACACAATTGGTGTTGAATTTGGCACAAGAATAATTGAAGTTAGTGGCCAAAAAATTAAACTACAGATTTGGGATACAGCAGGACAAGAGAGATTCAGGGCTGTCACACGAAGCTACtacagaggagcagcaggagctctcaTGGTCTACGACATCACCAGgtaagggcagcagagctgtgggtgaGCTGTGGGGTTGGGATGCACAGCCCTGCAAGCACAGTCTGGTGCcacaggctctgtgtgtgtgtgcacgaGCAGCATCCTGTGTGATGCCTGCCACACCTTGTCTAAACACCCCAGCGTCTAAAGAGCCGCAGACGGGACACAGGGAACGATGTGAGCGCCTTTTCTTGGCAGAGCTCTCTGCTGGTGAGCCTGAGGAGTTTGTGTTTCAGCGGCTGTGTTGAAGCTGTTTTAAAGACCTGGCTTTGTCCTTAGACTCTGCTCTTCACGTGGAGGTTGCTGCTGTGGAGGCAGTGGCAGCGCTGCTCACCCGGCAGGGCTGTGTCAgtgtgcccagcccagagcgCGGCCGTGCCGCAGTGAACGTGTGGAGCTGCCCGTGCTGTGGGGAGGGCCTGGCCTCAGCCTGACCCCGggcctcctgcccagcagcctggcactgcacagGAGCCATGCTGCCTTCTCTGGAGGTGACAGCTAAAGATGCTGCTCAAACAATAATGCAGCGGTTGCAACATGAAGTACTTTTGCTTTCATATGCCTCTCATCTTCCACTGGGGCTGTTCTTGATATTCTTCAGGCacctctttgttttttcctacaTATGTAGGTCTATTTCCTGTTTGTGTAAATCTGGAGTAAAACATGACCTTCTGCAGTGTTTCTGAAGTGCTGTTGTGCTGCACTGTGTTCTGTAAGAGTATTTGACAGGAAGCCCTTTAAGGTGTTCTGTACAAACAGCACCGGCgttgtctgtgtgcagagctgtgtgcagcagtgGGAATTGCTCTGGCTTTCCAGTGGCAGTGCAAGAGCTGCTCCGAGGGTTTAAAGTTGATTTGAATTTGTGGTCTGAgtccacactgctgctgctttgcctgTCTTGAGGTGGAGACAACAGGGATGAATGGATGTTGCAATGTTTGGATGCTGACTGTGCTGTTGGCacctaaatattttataaaaggcTAAAAGTGTCCTCTCTTGATTCTTTGCAGAAGAAGTACGTATAATCACTTAAGCAGCTGGCTGACAGATGCAAGGAACCTCACCAATCCAAATACTGTAAGTTGGACTTCATTTAGCTTAAAAGCAAGATTGCTTCTCCCTGAGCAAGCAGTGGGAGGCTCAGGCCGGAGCACTGCAGTGGTCTGtgctctctgcactgctgctgtcctCACTTGCAGAGTGCAGTGATTCACTTTTCCTACTGCAGCTGGAGCAAAAGGCCTTCCTCCACAAGTCATCTTGTGCCACTCACCTCTGTTTGAAGTAGTTGGAGACAAAATTGGGATGAAATCTGGACCAACCTTGACTTGTATTACTTAATGAGGTGAACGCTGTCCTTAGGCTGGAATGTAAATGGATCTCCAGCAAAAGCTGAGCAGGTTTTGTGGAGGAAGATCCTTCTGGGTCTTTCTGCCCATACCACAGAGCTGTTGTTCTTCATcctgttccctgctctgcatATTTCccttaggtttttttaaaagtctcatTAATAATGAAGGTGGCGGTGAAAAAGCTCCTAAGCTTTTTCCCAGACTAACTTTGTCTTTCCTGACCCAGGTGATAATCCTCATAGGAAACAAAGCAGACCTGGAAGCACAGAGGGATGTTACATATGAAGAAGCCAAACaatttgctgaagaaaatggtgcggttttttttttttctttagctggtACATTTCCTACAAGATAGTGATGTTAAAGTGAATCCTCAGCATTGATAGCTGCAAGCTTACACTTCCAGAGTCATGGACTTGTATGTACAAACTCCTGCTGTGCCTCAGGCAGTCTGATAACTGTGTGTAGTTCCAGAAATCAGCTCATGTTGATGCCTTTAACATAGTCACAAAAGCTTGTTCAGTACTACAATAATGTCTTGCATATGATGGGAAGGTGGTGATGTGTCTGACTTTGAGCTCTTTGAGGTGTGCTGTGCACTGACTGTTCAACCTCTGTCTCTGAACAGGTTTATTGTTCCTTGAAGCAAGTGCAAAAACGTAAGTGACTTTTGGCTGCGGTAACGTTCAGCTTGGTGTGTTTGCTGTGACTTGAAAGTAGCTTGGAACTGAGAGCTCTGGCTGCATTTCAGGCACAGACTGGTTGAATTCAGACGAACCGATTTGGATTTCAGGCCTTATTTGAGTGTGGAAT harbors:
- the RAB14 gene encoding ras-related protein Rab-14 produces the protein MATAPYNYSYIFKYIIIGDMGVGKSCLLHQFTEKKFMADCPHTIGVEFGTRIIEVSGQKIKLQIWDTAGQERFRAVTRSYYRGAAGALMVYDITRRSTYNHLSSWLTDARNLTNPNTVIILIGNKADLEAQRDVTYEEAKQFAEENGLLFLEASAKTGENVEDAFLEAAKKIYQNIQDGSLDLNAAESGVQHKPSAPQGGRLTSEPQPQREGCGC